The stretch of DNA TCTCATGACCGTTTCGGTGGATCTCAACAGTGACCTGGGTGAAGGTTTCGGTGTCTGGAAGATGGGTGACGATGCCCTTATCATGGATCACGTCACCTCCATCAACATCGCTTGCGGTTTTCATGCCGGCGACCCGGAGATCATGGCCGCCACCGCTGACTTGGCATTGAAAAAGGGCGTAGCCCTTGGGGCCCATCCGGGGTATCCTGACCTCGCCGGTTTCGGCAGGAGGGAAATGGGTTGTTCACCCGGGGAAATTTACTCTTTCTGCCTTTACCAGGTGGGTGCCCTTTCGGCCATAGTCAGGTCCAGGGGCGGGAGATTGCAGCATGTGAAGGCCCACGGGGCTCTCTACAACAGGGCGGCGAAGGATGAAGCCGCGGCCGGGGCTATCGCCCGGGCTGCCAGGGACTCCGGCGAGGGGCTCATCCTCGTGGGCCCCCCGGGCTCCTGTTTTGAAAAGGTCTGCCTCGAGGAGGGCGTGCCCTTCGCGGCGGAAGTCTTTGCTGACCGCGCCTACGCGCCGGACGGATCCCTCCTTCCCCGGTCGGAGCCGGGTTCCGTGATCGAGGACCCTCGGGAGGCGGCCACGAGGGCCGTCAGGATGGTCCTGGAGGGGAAAGTCGCCGCCATGAGCGGCGAGGAGATCTCGCTGAAAGCCGATACGATCTGTCTTCACGGGGACTCCCCCGGCGCGGCGAGGATAGCGGCCCTTGTCAGGTCCTCCCTGGAAAAGGCCGAGGTGAAGGTGCTCCCCTTGGGCGCCTTCCCGCGGGGCATTTCCTGATCCCCGGGGGTCGGTATGCTCCTGGTGTGAATTGAATAGAATTGTCTCGCAATTCAATGAAATGGTTGCATCTTTTCGCGTGATAAGGAATAATGTCCATAGCTGCTTGAAGATTCACAAAGGGACCGGAATTTGAAGCACTGTTCCGTCAATTTGACCTGAAGGTCCCGCTCGTGCGAGGAAAGGGGCGTTTTGCAAAGTGAGCGAAAGCAAAGTCCGTGGAGATCTACTGAAAGGGAAGAAGGAGTACGATCAAAGGGTCGCCAAGGGGCTTTCCAGGCATCCTGAGATGAAGGAGGCCTTCACTACCGGAGGGGGCATACCCCTGGAGCGCCTCTACACCCCTATAGACATCGAGAGCCTGGACTATTGCGAAGATCTGGGTTTCCCCGGGTCTTATCCTTACACGAGGGGTGTCCAGCCCACCATGTATCGCGGCCGCTTCTGGACCATGAGGCAGTACGCCGGTTTCGCCACGGCGGCCGAGTCGAACGCCAGGTATCGCTACCTGCTGGAACAGGGTCAGACGGGGCTTTCCGTCGCCTTCGACCTTCCGACCCAGATAGGGTACGATTCCGATCATCCCATGGCAAGGGGTGAGGTCGGCAAGGTTGGGGTCGCCATTGACAGCCTGGCCGACATGGAGACCCTCTTCAGGGAGATCCCCCTGGCCAAGGTATCCACTTCGATGACGATAAACGCCCCGGCGGCGGTCCTTTTGGCCATGTACATCGCCGTCGGTGAAAAGCAGGGGGTGCCGGCGTCGGAGCTTTCAGGCACGATCCAGAACGACATCCTCAAGGAATATATCGCCCGCGGCACCTACATTTTCCCACCCAAACCCTCCATGCGCCTCATCACCGACATCTTCGGCTTCTGCAGCGACAACGTCCCCAAGTGGAACACCATATCCATTTCGGGCTACCATATAAGGGAGGCTGGCTCCACGGCCTCGCAGGAAGTTGCCTTCA from Thermovirga sp. encodes:
- a CDS encoding LamB/YcsF family protein, which gives rise to MTVSVDLNSDLGEGFGVWKMGDDALIMDHVTSINIACGFHAGDPEIMAATADLALKKGVALGAHPGYPDLAGFGRREMGCSPGEIYSFCLYQVGALSAIVRSRGGRLQHVKAHGALYNRAAKDEAAAGAIARAARDSGEGLILVGPPGSCFEKVCLEEGVPFAAEVFADRAYAPDGSLLPRSEPGSVIEDPREAATRAVRMVLEGKVAAMSGEEISLKADTICLHGDSPGAARIAALVRSSLEKAEVKVLPLGAFPRGIS
- a CDS encoding methylmalonyl-CoA mutase translates to MSESKVRGDLLKGKKEYDQRVAKGLSRHPEMKEAFTTGGGIPLERLYTPIDIESLDYCEDLGFPGSYPYTRGVQPTMYRGRFWTMRQYAGFATAAESNARYRYLLEQGQTGLSVAFDLPTQIGYDSDHPMARGEVGKVGVAIDSLADMETLFREIPLAKVSTSMTINAPAAVLLAMYIAVGEKQGVPASELSGTIQNDILKEYIARGTYIFPPKPSMRLITDIFGFCSDNVPKWNTISISGYHIREAGSTASQEVAFTLADGLAYVQAAVAAGLDPDVFGQRLSFFFNAHNDFLEEVAKFRAARRLWARLMKERIGVTEPRALVLRFHTQTAGSTLTAQQPENNIVRVAIQALASILGGTQSLHTNSFDEALALPTEKSVGIALKTQQIIACESGSTSTVDPLAGSYAIEALTNEIERQALEYIDKIEEMGGMLAAIEKGYPQQQIQGAAYQYQRAVESGERVVVGVNKFQVDEEN